A genomic window from Diospyros lotus cultivar Yz01 chromosome 2, ASM1463336v1, whole genome shotgun sequence includes:
- the LOC127794993 gene encoding E3 ubiquitin-protein ligase BRE1-like 2 isoform X1 translates to MKSRTARLFSALAHVLISSRRSRRKLVNLKMKKDSEFRVHTFFPGEGSRSLSELEESIEETKILEANRLCELQEAQEKNLILSRQLRNLQDNVKDEKNVFSSHLYTSLNDQFQYWNTKVEWYKGIIDSLQADRSSVLRREKELSREAELLHAARNDIITSEFKVEELRTQLHNCIIQKNALEIKMQEALQDSGRKDLEAEFHVMASALSKELGMMEAQLKIWQEKALEAIFLREKVQSQKVLLQNMIAEEKSLTDTCAQQDAKIKSLKAHIEKLQKEKLESEFRIDMLGQQIYDNREIMDIKESEQRARSRARHLRSAQNEHPLELRLKFAKEAEAICQRRLSAAEAEIADLRAELTASDRDILELKEAIKIKDEEREAYVSILETKGEAYEDMVAQNQRLRQLASEREAYNVKLIAEIVKLKEEHSHLLPEIQGSSLKLRTTAIEHQVGACINEELKSTKEGRLLGVNLETAVRELEDAKNETDWLKSAISSSEKEYEEIQRKIDEVKMELEKERSERKNLDEELKEVNNEVVEMSPQVREIQKLHNQIKDCKAMVMCGACLTRPKEVVIMKCHHLFCSPCIQGLLETWGCKCPNCGIVFEPNDVRLIKM, encoded by the exons ATCTAGGAGAAAACTAGTCAAtctaaaaatgaagaaggatTCAGAGTTCAGGGTCCATACTTTTTTCCCGGGGGAAGGAAGTAGAAGTTTGTCAGAATTGGAGGAATCCATCGAGGAAACTAAG ATTCTAGAGGCTAACCGTTTGTGCGAGCTTCAAGAGGCACAGGAGAAAAATCTAATCCTTTCAAGACAATTGCGAAATCTTCAG GATAACGTGAAGGATGAGAAGAACGTTTTTTCCTCCCATTTGTATACTTCCTTGAATGACCAATTCCAATATTGGAATACTAAAGTAGAATGGTATAAAGGAATCATAGACTCCTTGCAG GCTGACAGGTCTTCCGTACTCAGAAGGGAGAAGGAATTAAGTAGAGAGGCAGAATTGCTGCATGCTGCTCGGAATGATATTATCACTTCTGAGTTTAAAGTTGAAGAACTAAGGACTCAATTGCATAACTGCATTATTCAGAAAAATGCGCTAGAGATTAAAATGCAAGAAGCTTTGCAAGATTCTG GTAGAAAAGACCTTGAAGCTGAATTTCATGTGATGGCTTCAGCATTGTCTAAGGAACTGGGAATGATGGAAGCTCAGCTGAAGATTTGGCAGGAAAAAGCTCTTGAAGCcatttttttaagagaaaaagtCCAATCACAGAAAGTTTTATTGCAGAACATG ATTGCTGAAGAGAAGAGCTTGACAGATACGTGCGCCCAACAGGATGCAAAGATTAAATCCCTAAAAGCACAT ATAGAGAAGTTGCAAAAGGAAAAACTTGAATCAGAATTCCGAATTGACATGCTGGGGCAGCAGATATATGACAACAG AGAAATAATGGACATCAAAGAATCAGAACAGAGAGCTCGCTCACGTGCTAGACATTTGAGAAGTGCTCAGAATGAACATCCTTTGGAATTGAGACTAAAATTTGCCAAGGAAGCTGAAGCTATTTGCCAAAGAAGGCTTTCTGCTGCTGAAGCTGAAATAGCTGATCTAAGGGCGGAGTTGACTGCTTCTGACAG AGATATTTTAGAGTTGAAGGAGgctattaaaattaaagatgaGGAGAGAGAGGCTTATGTTTCTATACTCGAG ACTAAGGGTGAAGCATATGAAGATATGGTGGCACAAAACCAACGTTTGAGGCAGCTAGCGAGTGAAAGGGAAGCTTATAACGTGAAG TTGATTGCTGAGATTGTGAAATTAAAGGAGGAGCATAGCCATTTACTCCCTGAAATCCAGGGATCATCTTTGAAGTTGAGGACTACTGCCATTGAACACCAG GTGGGAGCTTGCATCAACGAAGAACTAAAATCTACTAAAGAAGGTAGACTCCTTGGAGTTAATCTGGAAACTGCAGTGAGAGAATTGGAGGATGCTAAGAACGAAACGGACTGGCTGAAATCTGCAATCTCTTCTTCTGAAAAGGAATATGAagaaatacaaagaaaaatagatGAAGTCAAAATGGAGTTGGAAAAGGAAAG aagtgaaaggaaaaatcttgatGAAGAGCTGAAGGAGGTCAACAATGAAGTTGTTGAAATGAGTCCCCAAGTTAGAGAGATACAGAAACTCCACAATCAAATCAAGGACTGCAAGGCTATGGTCATGTGTGGTGCATGTCTTACTCGGCCAAAGGAG GTTGTGATTATGAAGTGCCATCATCTATTTTGTAGTCCATGCATTCAAGGTCTTCTAGAGACATGGGGTTGCAAGTGCCCTAATTGTGGAATTGTGTTTGAGCCAAATGATGTTCGGCTTATAAAGATGTAA
- the LOC127794993 gene encoding E3 ubiquitin-protein ligase BRE1-like 2 isoform X2, which produces MKSRTARLFSALAHVLISSRRSRRKLVNLKMKKDSEFRVHTFFPGEGSRSLSELEESIEETKILEANRLCELQEAQEKNLILSRQLRNLQDNVKDEKNVFSSHLYTSLNDQFQYWNTKVEWYKGIIDSLQADRSSVLRREKELSREAELLHAARNDIITSEFKVEELRTQLHNCIIQKNALEIKMQEALQDSGRKDLEAEFHVMASALSKELGMMEAQLKIWQEKALEAIFLREKVQSQKVLLQNMIAEEKSLTDTCAQQDAKIKSLKAHIEKLQKEKLESEFRIDMLGQQIYDNREIMDIKESEQRARSRARHLRSAQNEHPLELRLKFAKEAEAICQRRLSAAEAEIADLRAELTASDRDILELKEAIKIKDEEREAYVSILETKGEAYEDMVAQNQRLRQLASEREAYNVKLIAEIVKLKEEHSHLLPEIQGSSLKLRTTAIEHQVGACINEELKSTKEGRLLGVNLETAVRELEDAKNETDWLKSAISSSEKEYEEIQRKIDEVKMELEKERSERKNLDEELKEVNNEVVEMSPQVREIQKLHNQIKDCKAMVMCGACLTRPKEVVIMKCHHLFCSPCIQGLLETWGCKCPNCGIVFEPNDVRLIKM; this is translated from the exons ATTCTAGAGGCTAACCGTTTGTGCGAGCTTCAAGAGGCACAGGAGAAAAATCTAATCCTTTCAAGACAATTGCGAAATCTTCAG GATAACGTGAAGGATGAGAAGAACGTTTTTTCCTCCCATTTGTATACTTCCTTGAATGACCAATTCCAATATTGGAATACTAAAGTAGAATGGTATAAAGGAATCATAGACTCCTTGCAG GCTGACAGGTCTTCCGTACTCAGAAGGGAGAAGGAATTAAGTAGAGAGGCAGAATTGCTGCATGCTGCTCGGAATGATATTATCACTTCTGAGTTTAAAGTTGAAGAACTAAGGACTCAATTGCATAACTGCATTATTCAGAAAAATGCGCTAGAGATTAAAATGCAAGAAGCTTTGCAAGATTCTG GTAGAAAAGACCTTGAAGCTGAATTTCATGTGATGGCTTCAGCATTGTCTAAGGAACTGGGAATGATGGAAGCTCAGCTGAAGATTTGGCAGGAAAAAGCTCTTGAAGCcatttttttaagagaaaaagtCCAATCACAGAAAGTTTTATTGCAGAACATG ATTGCTGAAGAGAAGAGCTTGACAGATACGTGCGCCCAACAGGATGCAAAGATTAAATCCCTAAAAGCACAT ATAGAGAAGTTGCAAAAGGAAAAACTTGAATCAGAATTCCGAATTGACATGCTGGGGCAGCAGATATATGACAACAG AGAAATAATGGACATCAAAGAATCAGAACAGAGAGCTCGCTCACGTGCTAGACATTTGAGAAGTGCTCAGAATGAACATCCTTTGGAATTGAGACTAAAATTTGCCAAGGAAGCTGAAGCTATTTGCCAAAGAAGGCTTTCTGCTGCTGAAGCTGAAATAGCTGATCTAAGGGCGGAGTTGACTGCTTCTGACAG AGATATTTTAGAGTTGAAGGAGgctattaaaattaaagatgaGGAGAGAGAGGCTTATGTTTCTATACTCGAG ACTAAGGGTGAAGCATATGAAGATATGGTGGCACAAAACCAACGTTTGAGGCAGCTAGCGAGTGAAAGGGAAGCTTATAACGTGAAG TTGATTGCTGAGATTGTGAAATTAAAGGAGGAGCATAGCCATTTACTCCCTGAAATCCAGGGATCATCTTTGAAGTTGAGGACTACTGCCATTGAACACCAG GTGGGAGCTTGCATCAACGAAGAACTAAAATCTACTAAAGAAGGTAGACTCCTTGGAGTTAATCTGGAAACTGCAGTGAGAGAATTGGAGGATGCTAAGAACGAAACGGACTGGCTGAAATCTGCAATCTCTTCTTCTGAAAAGGAATATGAagaaatacaaagaaaaatagatGAAGTCAAAATGGAGTTGGAAAAGGAAAG aagtgaaaggaaaaatcttgatGAAGAGCTGAAGGAGGTCAACAATGAAGTTGTTGAAATGAGTCCCCAAGTTAGAGAGATACAGAAACTCCACAATCAAATCAAGGACTGCAAGGCTATGGTCATGTGTGGTGCATGTCTTACTCGGCCAAAGGAG GTTGTGATTATGAAGTGCCATCATCTATTTTGTAGTCCATGCATTCAAGGTCTTCTAGAGACATGGGGTTGCAAGTGCCCTAATTGTGGAATTGTGTTTGAGCCAAATGATGTTCGGCTTATAAAGATGTAA